The Xanthomonas sontii genome contains a region encoding:
- the rep gene encoding DNA helicase Rep has protein sequence MHGLNPPQRAAVLHCEGPLLVLAGAGSGKTRVIVEKIAHLIASGRYPAKRIAAITFTNKSAKEMRERVAKRIRSEAADGLTICTFHALGLKFLQIEHAAVGLKRGFSIFDADDAAAQIKDLMPGAKPDAIEDAKNLISRAKNAGLSPEQAMAAARSNREQEAASLYERYQARLSTFNAVDFDDLIRLPVQVLEENEDIVMAWRERIGYLLVDESQDTNDAQYRLLKMLAGPRGNFTCVGDDDQSIYAWRGANPENLMQMGRDYPALQIIKLEQNYRCSNRVLRAANALIAHNPHEHLKTLWSDQADGERIRVWECRDSEHEAEKVAAEIAYLGTAKQVPWSDFCILFRGNFQSRPLEKALQMASVPYHITGGTAFLERQEVKDVLSWLRLLVNPDDDAAFLRAVQAPKREVGATSLAKLAELASAKHLPMSRAAESVGALQQLPPRAANGLSDFVDILHELRTASTTLSSADVVRQLAEQSGLIRELRSQCKDEASFQRRRGNLEELAKWFEGGPRGATVGDLAAQLALLSRNDKDDGGNQVRMMTMHASKGLEFRYVFIVGCEDGVLPHEVSLEEGNLQEERRLLYVGITRAKEQLWMSYSKLTRKFGEHIRLKPSRFFDEIPAEEMQRDGADPVADAARKKERANAGLAAIQALFD, from the coding sequence ATGCACGGTCTCAATCCTCCCCAACGCGCCGCGGTCCTGCATTGCGAGGGTCCGTTGCTGGTGCTGGCCGGCGCCGGCAGCGGCAAGACCCGCGTGATCGTGGAAAAGATCGCGCACCTGATCGCCAGCGGCCGTTACCCGGCCAAGCGCATCGCCGCGATCACCTTCACCAACAAGTCGGCCAAGGAAATGCGCGAGCGCGTGGCCAAGCGCATCCGCAGCGAGGCCGCCGACGGCCTGACCATCTGCACCTTCCACGCCCTGGGGCTGAAGTTCCTGCAGATCGAACACGCGGCGGTGGGCCTGAAGCGCGGCTTCTCGATCTTCGACGCCGACGATGCCGCCGCGCAGATCAAGGATCTGATGCCCGGCGCCAAGCCCGATGCCATCGAGGACGCCAAGAACCTGATTTCGCGCGCCAAGAACGCCGGGCTGTCGCCGGAGCAGGCGATGGCGGCGGCCCGCAGCAACCGCGAGCAGGAGGCGGCCAGCCTGTACGAGCGCTACCAGGCGCGGTTGAGCACTTTCAACGCGGTGGACTTCGACGACCTGATCCGCCTGCCGGTGCAGGTGCTGGAGGAGAACGAGGACATCGTGATGGCCTGGCGCGAGCGCATCGGCTATCTGCTGGTGGACGAGAGCCAGGACACCAACGATGCGCAGTACCGGTTGCTGAAGATGCTGGCCGGCCCGCGCGGCAACTTCACCTGCGTGGGCGACGACGACCAGAGCATCTACGCCTGGCGCGGCGCCAATCCGGAGAACCTGATGCAGATGGGCCGCGACTACCCGGCCCTGCAGATCATCAAGCTGGAGCAGAACTACCGCTGCTCCAACCGCGTGCTGCGCGCGGCCAACGCCCTGATCGCGCACAACCCGCACGAGCATCTGAAGACGCTGTGGAGCGATCAGGCCGATGGCGAGCGCATCCGCGTGTGGGAGTGCCGCGACAGCGAGCACGAGGCGGAGAAGGTGGCCGCCGAGATCGCCTACCTGGGCACCGCCAAGCAGGTGCCGTGGAGCGATTTCTGCATCCTGTTCCGCGGCAATTTCCAGTCGCGGCCGTTGGAAAAGGCGCTGCAGATGGCCAGCGTGCCGTATCACATCACCGGCGGCACCGCGTTCCTGGAGCGGCAGGAGGTCAAGGACGTGCTGTCGTGGCTGCGCCTGCTGGTCAATCCCGACGACGACGCGGCGTTCCTGCGCGCGGTGCAGGCGCCCAAGCGCGAGGTCGGCGCGACCTCGCTGGCCAAGCTGGCAGAACTGGCCTCGGCCAAGCACCTGCCGATGTCGCGCGCGGCCGAGTCGGTGGGCGCGCTGCAGCAGTTGCCGCCGCGCGCAGCCAACGGCCTGAGCGACTTCGTCGATATCCTGCACGAACTGCGCACGGCCTCGACCACGCTGTCCTCGGCCGACGTGGTGCGCCAGCTCGCCGAACAATCCGGGCTGATCCGCGAACTGCGCAGCCAGTGCAAGGACGAAGCGAGTTTCCAGCGCCGCCGCGGCAACCTGGAGGAACTGGCCAAGTGGTTCGAGGGCGGACCGCGCGGCGCCACCGTCGGCGACCTGGCCGCGCAACTGGCGCTGCTGTCGCGCAACGACAAGGACGACGGCGGCAACCAGGTGCGGATGATGACCATGCACGCGTCCAAGGGCCTGGAGTTCCGCTACGTGTTCATCGTGGGCTGCGAGGACGGCGTGCTGCCGCACGAGGTCAGCCTGGAAGAGGGCAACCTGCAGGAGGAGCGGCGTCTGCTGTACGTGGGCATCACCCGCGCCAAGGAGCAGCTGTGGATGAGCTACAGCAAGCTCACCCGCAAGTTCGGCGAGCATATCCGGCTCAAGCCCAGCCGCTTCTTCGACGAGATCCCGGCCGAGGAAATGCAGCGCGACGGCGCCGACCCGGTAGCCGACGCAGCGCGCAAGAAGGAGCGCGCGAATGCGGGGTTGGCGGCGATCCAGGCGTTGTTTGATTAG
- the glyS gene encoding glycine--tRNA ligase subunit beta produces MSQHLPLLIELGTEELPVKALPGLAQALFDGVIAGLEKRGIAVERGDAKPLSTPRRLAVLLPGVAVEQPEQRAEVLGPYLNIALDADGQPTKALQGFAAKAGIDWTALERTSDAKGERFVHRAVNPGARTATLLPEILREAIAAMPIPKPMRWGDHDYGFARPVQWLVLLFGSEVVPMPLFGVEAGRDSRGHRFLHDAPVPLAQPGDYVAALQAAQVLVDPDVRRARIVAEVEQAAREAGGSARIAADNLEQVVNLVEWPSAVLCRFEPAFLAVPQEALIETMESNQKFFPVLDTGGKLTEHFIGIANIVSRDVAEVAKGYERVIRPRFADAKFFFDEDLKQGLEAMGAGLVSVTYQAKLGSIADKVQRVAALAEAIAAQVGVDPAQARRAAELSKNDLQSRMVNEFPELQGIAGRHYAVAAGEPSEIALAIDEAYQPRFAGDDIALSPLGKVLAIAERLDTLAGGFAAGLKPTGNKDPFALRRNALGLARTVIESGFDISLVMLLIRAVVAAYAAIGLENIKPAALRFASSVQELHQQGFSIALQDEIVRAVAGIEPNDKDGEMHQTISDLYLFILDRLKGYYGDKGVPTSHFNAVAELQPRSLYDFDRRIDAIGTFAALPEAEALAAANKRIRNILRKAEGEIPAQVDAGLLREPAERALAEAVEAAIAETDGALRQHDYVTVLNFLARLRPQVDAFFDGVMVNADDPALRRNRLALLKRLGDRLGSVAAIEHLSA; encoded by the coding sequence ATGAGCCAACACCTTCCCCTGCTGATCGAACTGGGCACCGAGGAACTGCCGGTCAAGGCATTGCCGGGCCTGGCCCAGGCGCTGTTCGACGGCGTGATCGCCGGGCTGGAGAAGCGCGGCATCGCGGTCGAGCGCGGCGACGCCAAGCCGCTGTCCACGCCGCGCCGGCTGGCGGTGCTGCTGCCGGGCGTGGCCGTCGAACAGCCGGAGCAGCGCGCGGAAGTGCTCGGCCCCTACCTCAACATCGCGCTGGACGCGGATGGCCAGCCGACCAAGGCGCTGCAGGGGTTCGCCGCCAAGGCCGGGATCGACTGGACCGCGCTGGAGCGCACCAGCGACGCCAAGGGCGAGCGCTTCGTGCACCGTGCGGTGAACCCGGGCGCGCGCACCGCCACGCTGCTGCCGGAGATCCTGCGCGAGGCGATCGCGGCGATGCCAATCCCCAAGCCGATGCGCTGGGGCGATCACGACTATGGCTTCGCGCGGCCGGTGCAGTGGCTGGTGCTGCTGTTCGGCAGCGAGGTGGTGCCGATGCCGCTGTTCGGCGTGGAGGCCGGCCGCGACAGCCGCGGCCACCGCTTCCTGCACGACGCGCCGGTGCCGCTGGCGCAGCCGGGCGACTACGTGGCCGCGCTGCAGGCTGCGCAGGTGCTGGTGGACCCGGACGTGCGCCGCGCGCGCATCGTCGCCGAGGTCGAGCAGGCCGCGCGCGAAGCCGGCGGCAGCGCGCGCATCGCCGCCGACAACCTGGAGCAGGTGGTGAACCTGGTCGAATGGCCATCGGCGGTGCTGTGCAGGTTCGAGCCGGCGTTCCTGGCGGTGCCGCAGGAAGCGCTGATCGAGACCATGGAGAGCAACCAGAAGTTCTTCCCGGTGCTCGATACCGGCGGCAAGCTCACCGAGCATTTCATCGGCATCGCCAACATCGTCTCGCGCGATGTGGCCGAAGTGGCCAAGGGCTACGAGCGGGTGATCCGCCCGCGCTTCGCCGACGCCAAGTTCTTCTTCGACGAAGACCTCAAGCAGGGCCTGGAGGCGATGGGCGCCGGCCTGGTCAGCGTCACCTACCAGGCCAAGCTCGGCAGCATCGCCGACAAGGTGCAGCGCGTGGCCGCGCTGGCCGAGGCGATCGCCGCGCAGGTCGGCGTGGACCCGGCACAGGCGCGCCGCGCCGCCGAACTGAGCAAGAACGACCTGCAGTCGCGCATGGTCAACGAATTCCCGGAACTGCAGGGCATCGCCGGCCGCCACTACGCCGTCGCCGCCGGCGAGCCCAGCGAGATCGCCCTGGCGATCGACGAGGCCTACCAGCCGCGCTTCGCCGGCGACGACATCGCGCTGTCGCCGCTGGGCAAGGTGCTGGCGATCGCCGAACGTCTGGATACGCTGGCCGGCGGGTTTGCCGCGGGGTTGAAGCCCACGGGCAACAAGGATCCGTTCGCGCTGCGGCGCAATGCGCTGGGGTTGGCGCGGACGGTGATTGAGAGTGGGTTCGATATCAGTCTAGTGATGCTATTGATTCGTGCGGTGGTTGCTGCTTACGCAGCAATTGGCTTAGAAAACATCAAGCCTGCCGCACTTAGGTTTGCTTCGTCTGTGCAGGAGTTGCATCAACAAGGATTTTCAATCGCCTTACAAGACGAGATCGTTCGAGCAGTCGCGGGCATTGAGCCCAACGACAAAGACGGAGAAATGCATCAAACAATCTCTGACCTATACCTGTTCATCCTTGATCGTCTAAAGGGATATTACGGCGATAAGGGCGTTCCTACGTCTCATTTTAATGCGGTAGCAGAGCTACAACCTCGCTCGCTGTACGACTTCGACCGCCGCATCGACGCGATCGGCACCTTTGCCGCGTTGCCGGAGGCCGAGGCGCTGGCCGCGGCCAACAAGCGCATCCGCAACATCCTGCGCAAGGCCGAGGGCGAGATTCCGGCACAGGTCGACGCGGGCCTGCTGCGCGAGCCGGCCGAGCGCGCGCTGGCCGAGGCGGTGGAAGCGGCGATCGCCGAGACCGACGGCGCGCTGCGCCAGCACGACTACGTGACCGTGCTGAACTTCCTGGCGCGGCTGCGCCCGCAGGTGGACGCGTTCTTCGATGGCGTGATGGTCAACGCCGACGACCCGGCGCTGCGCCGCAACCGCCTGGCCCTGCTCAAGCGCCTGGGCGACCGCCTCGGCAGCGTCGCGGCGATCGAACACCTGTCGGCGTAA
- a CDS encoding sel1 repeat family protein gives MLSFKGFFAGSGTALACALLLALPGPAAAAPGDHTFQDIPAQVLTDGFLEAHLDLFYRRAGIRADKKGEYAEARKQYQLAARYADKPSQARLGEMYWEGQGGAADHTMGFLWMALAAERGYDQFGARKMEYWNQLTPDERKRAAKLDKSMLADYGDQVAKPRQEAVLRREAMRSTGGLLGHSGAAGPLSINGPRGGSIDPEVFYAKQFWEPSAYWKLQDQVWDGRTPGRVDIGDVEDISTEGAPPTPPQEPGKH, from the coding sequence ATGCTTTCGTTCAAAGGATTTTTTGCCGGCAGCGGCACCGCACTGGCCTGTGCCCTGCTGCTGGCCCTGCCCGGCCCCGCCGCTGCGGCCCCGGGCGACCACACCTTCCAGGACATCCCGGCGCAGGTGCTCACCGACGGCTTCCTCGAGGCGCACCTGGACCTGTTCTATCGCCGCGCCGGCATCCGCGCCGACAAGAAGGGCGAGTACGCCGAGGCCAGGAAGCAGTACCAACTGGCCGCACGCTATGCCGACAAGCCGTCGCAGGCGCGGCTGGGCGAAATGTACTGGGAGGGCCAGGGCGGCGCCGCCGACCATACGATGGGCTTCCTGTGGATGGCGCTGGCCGCCGAGCGCGGCTACGACCAGTTCGGCGCACGCAAGATGGAGTACTGGAACCAGCTGACTCCGGACGAGCGCAAGCGCGCGGCCAAGCTCGACAAGTCGATGCTCGCCGACTACGGCGATCAGGTCGCCAAGCCGCGCCAGGAAGCGGTCCTGCGGCGCGAAGCGATGCGCAGCACCGGCGGCCTGCTCGGCCACTCCGGCGCGGCCGGCCCGCTGTCGATCAACGGCCCGCGTGGCGGCAGCATCGATCCGGAAGTGTTCTACGCCAAGCAGTTCTGGGAGCCGAGCGCGTACTGGAAGCTGCAGGATCAGGTGTGGGACGGCCGCACCCCGGGCCGGGTCGACATCGGCGATGTCGAGGACATCAGCACGGAAGGCGCACCGCCAACGCCGCCGCAGGAGCCGGGCAAGCACTGA
- a CDS encoding thymidine kinase, protein MAKLYFYYSAMNAGKTTTLLQSAHNYRERGMRTAILTPRLDHRAGSGVVASRIGLRADGMPFVAETDLLATLEADIASHGPLHCVLVDEAQFLSRAQVWQLSEVVDRLRIPVLCYGLRTDFRGELFEGSQYLLAWADELQEIKTICHTGSKATMTVRVDENGHAVQDGPQVEIGGNERYVSVSRPEFKKIMRGEGRIDPLQIALPL, encoded by the coding sequence ATGGCGAAACTGTATTTCTACTATTCGGCGATGAACGCCGGCAAGACCACCACGCTGCTGCAGTCGGCGCACAACTACCGCGAGCGCGGCATGCGCACGGCGATCCTGACGCCGCGGCTGGACCATCGCGCCGGCAGCGGCGTGGTCGCCTCGCGCATCGGCCTGCGCGCCGACGGCATGCCCTTCGTCGCCGAGACCGATCTGCTGGCCACCCTCGAGGCCGACATCGCCAGCCACGGGCCGCTGCATTGCGTGCTGGTGGACGAAGCGCAGTTCCTCAGCCGCGCCCAGGTCTGGCAACTCAGCGAAGTGGTCGACCGGCTGCGCATCCCGGTGCTGTGCTACGGCCTGCGCACCGATTTCCGCGGCGAGCTGTTCGAGGGCAGCCAGTACCTGCTGGCATGGGCCGACGAACTGCAGGAGATCAAGACCATCTGCCACACCGGCAGCAAGGCGACGATGACCGTGCGCGTCGACGAGAACGGCCACGCGGTACAGGACGGCCCGCAGGTGGAGATCGGCGGCAACGAACGCTACGTTTCGGTCAGCCGCCCCGAGTTCAAGAAGATCATGCGCGGCGAAGGGCGCATCGATCCGCTGCAGATTGCGCTGCCGCTGTAA
- the glyQ gene encoding glycine--tRNA ligase subunit alpha, whose protein sequence is MSVSRSVPITFQGLIQTLNQFWAQHGCVLIQPLDLEVGAGTFHPATFLRALGPEPWNAAYVQPSRRPTDGRYGENPNRLQRYYQYQVAMKPNPDNIQQLYLDSLKALGIDPLVHDLRFVEDNWESPTLGAWGLGWEVWLNGMEVTQFTYFQQAGGLECKPVLGEITYGLERLCMYLQNCDNVYDLVWTYGPDGTPVTYGDVYHQNEVEQSAYNFEHANVAELFHRFDACEQEAQALVEVGLPLPAYEQVTKASHAFNLLDARRAISVTERQRYILRVRALAQAVAKAYYAQREKLGFPGVKK, encoded by the coding sequence ATGTCCGTTTCCCGGTCCGTTCCGATCACGTTCCAGGGTCTGATCCAGACCCTCAACCAGTTCTGGGCGCAGCACGGCTGCGTGCTGATCCAACCGTTGGACCTGGAAGTGGGCGCCGGCACCTTCCATCCGGCCACGTTCCTGCGCGCGCTCGGGCCGGAGCCGTGGAACGCGGCCTACGTGCAGCCGAGCCGGCGCCCCACCGACGGCCGCTACGGCGAGAACCCGAACCGCCTGCAGCGCTACTACCAGTACCAGGTGGCGATGAAGCCGAACCCGGACAACATCCAGCAGCTGTACCTGGATTCGCTCAAGGCACTGGGCATCGATCCGCTGGTGCACGACCTGCGCTTCGTCGAGGACAACTGGGAATCGCCGACGCTCGGCGCCTGGGGCCTGGGCTGGGAGGTGTGGCTCAACGGCATGGAAGTCACCCAGTTCACCTACTTCCAGCAGGCCGGCGGCCTGGAGTGCAAGCCGGTGCTGGGCGAGATCACCTACGGTCTCGAGCGGCTGTGCATGTACCTGCAGAACTGCGACAACGTCTACGACCTGGTGTGGACCTACGGCCCCGATGGCACGCCGGTCACCTACGGCGACGTCTACCACCAGAACGAAGTTGAGCAGAGCGCGTACAACTTCGAGCACGCCAACGTGGCCGAACTGTTCCACCGTTTCGACGCGTGCGAGCAGGAAGCGCAGGCGCTGGTCGAGGTCGGCCTGCCGCTGCCGGCCTACGAGCAGGTGACCAAGGCCAGCCACGCCTTCAACCTGCTCGACGCACGCCGCGCGATCTCGGTGACCGAGCGCCAGCGCTACATCCTGCGCGTGCGTGCGCTGGCGCAGGCGGTGGCCAAGGCCTACTACGCGCAGCGCGAGAAGCTGGGCTTCCCCGGCGTCAAGAAGTGA